The genomic stretch TATACGCATCCACCTTGATGGCTCCTTGCCTGTAGGACCATCTCATCACCCGCGGAAGCCCAACGTTCTCAGATGGCCGCCAGTTTTCTCCTTTCCTTCCCAGTGTAGGAAAGTACTCATGTATCCAACACtgttaacaaataaattaaatcatatacattaatatatatatatatatatatatatatatatatattaaataatataaataataatatatgaattaacatacaattaattaaaaataacataaatacctGTAGCAGAGTAGGATATCCACCGAGCTGCTTGCAACTAAACATAGATGCATCCCCAAGGTGGCGATAAAGAGTGACCAGTACAGCAGATGCCCAACTGTAGGAATTAAGCCCACGTAGGTCTTTAAACAGTGGCAAATACCGGGCCTCGACTAGAGTAAATGTCTTATCCGCAAAAATAGTAGAACCTACCAACATCATCAGATATGCCCTGGTCGCGAAGGCCCAACTACCAGCAGCACGGTACTCCACAAATCTGTCATACAACCACTGCAGTGAGTAATAAGCTCCCCTGCATGAACGCACATGCTCAGTCATGGCATGTCTATCCACTCCCAATAACTCGCAGCCAAGATCAACAGCCTTCTCCTCTGTGACATGCTCATTAGGATACCAGAACATACCCCCGATAGGCAAATGCAGCAGGAAGGCAACATCATCTAATGTAATCGTAATCTCAccaaatggcatgtgaaatggcGATGTCTCAACATGCCACCTCTCCACAAATGCTGAGACGAGGTTAACGTCTATCTTGGTCAGGCTAGTTCTCTGAAGAGAAGCCAGACCTGACCCACTCACGATAACCTCAATCTATGGTGGGAGAACCATAGGCACTCTATCCTAGAGCTTCGTCCCATGTCCTGCGACTTTAAGCTCCTTTTTATGACctctttcctgaaaataaataaaaaaatcacattaGATTATATAACAaagaatcatttttaaaataaattaattaattttacttaCCTCTCCGTACCATAAACGGCGAGCAACATGGTCTTGGTATCGAACAAGTAAAGATAGATCTGATGGTCCACCAGGATATCCAACTGGCTGTGGTGGCTGTGGTGGTGGGTTAGAGGGACCAGCTTCGTTGCGGCGGCGACGGGTATGTGGCCTCCCGTCTGGTCCTAATGTACGCATTTTcctggaaaaaaaatttaaaaaaatttaaaaaaaccaaACCGGAACAGTTCCAGAAAGGGTTCCGGTTCGTATTTCAGATAAACCGAAACAGTTAACAAAACTCATCCGATGGAGATGGCAACAAACCGGAACAACTTACGAAAGTGTTTCGGTGTGGATGGAAACAAACCGGAAGAGTTTATGAAAGTGTTCCGGTGAAAAATTATGTAAACCGGAAGAGTTTCCATATGCGTTCCGGTAATAATTTTGTAAACCGGATCACTTACCAAATGTGTTCCGATTTGGGTGATTTGTGAACCAGAAGAGTTCTCTGATGTGTTCCGGTTTGTGTTTCGTAGAGAGAATGGAAAGTGTTTGCTTCAAAACCAGTAAAAAGTTGGAAATGAGAaaaattttacttatttatatGAGGGTAATTTCGTCCAAAAATTTTGATTGTAGGGGTATACGGGCAATTGTAAGGGTAGGAAGtaaatttttcaaaacaaaaaggtGATGGTATAATGTGGGCCACGTTCGAACCATGGGCTTAAGGCCAATTCATTTTTGCACCCCTAGTTCTGGCCCACGTGTTAGTATAACATGATTTCAGTTCATTTGAAAATGCTAATGCACCCCAGTTAGGCAGATTACcttttggtttaattttgtttTCCGTCTAACTTTTGATTCTTAAATCAGTTttggttcaaataaaaaatggataaaaatacattttaaatacTTTAGCCTCTTAGGActattgtaaatatttttgtggatttttataaattgatttggTATATTTTAGGAGTGTTTTCTTTGATTGTGTTCATGAACTTCTTTGTTTTGGTACGTTTTGCAAATGAATTTGATTAGAGGCCTTAGGAATggaattttgtttcaattttttgtatgctttgttagaacaagatttgttctgatcaatattcttagttttgatgataacaatgtatatgaattttgtatgagataatgtggtactctaatcctatgcaatttccatttcaggaatcacataaagagtatgcacaaaatcagcgcaagaagcactgactcagaaggttcagcatgcaacatcagaacatggtctggcaagacatcagaagatggtcaagcagaatcagaacatggtctatggaagcattagaaggacttgagatcagaagcagaagcactgaagttctcatggtatcacgctaagaagcacttcaaggtcagaagacaagaagatgctctgcaccaagctgtttgactctgatgatattcaaacgttgtttacacaaacatcagatcagaagcaagtacaagatggcaggctacgctgactaacaaaaggaacattagtagctattaaaggcaaagtcagtagacatagcgaaagcaaggctcgaggtagttgacaaaagagtgaaacattaaatgcaatgttgtacggatcatgcaaagcattaaatgctcccaaaggtcatcttctaaaacgcctataaatagaagttctgatgagaagctatatacaacacttgcgcaaatatacagaaacgctgtcaaattcaaaaagctctcaaacttcatcatcaacctcactacattgctgttgtaatatcttagtgagattaagcttaaacttaagagaaaatcacaattgtgataatagctttttaagaagcattgtaactcttaaaagaatttgtttacattaatttgtaagaactagagtgatcatgttgttgatcagaatactctagaaagtcttagagggtatctaagcagtttgttcctagagtgatcaggttgtgatcagtatactctagaagacttagaagttgtctaagtggaaaaccattgtaatcttgtgtgattagtgggttaaatcctcaggtgaggtaaatcactccaagggggtggactggagtagtttagttaacaacgaaccaggataaaaatcattgtgcaaattgtttttatcgtacaagttttaaagctacacttattcaaccccccccgccccttctaagtgtttttctatccttcaattggcatcagagcgccggttctaaggtgcaagcacttaaccgtgtttagaaaagattcaggaagagaaaaacgcttaagtcaagatggttggtgaagatccaacaaatacatctacatctggctctgctgagcaacaaaatggaaatggtaacaatggttatactagaccaccagtatttgatggtgaaaactttgaatactggaaagataaacttgaaagttacttccttggtctagatggtgacttatgggatctgctgatggatggttacaaacatccagtgaaagctactagGGTAAAGCTTACaggacaagaaatgaatgatgatcaaaagaagcaattcaaaaatcatcataagtgtaggactgttttgctgaatgttatctctcatgctgaatataagaagatatctaacagggaaactgcctatgatatatatgagtcattgaaaatgacccatgaaggaaatgcccaagtcaaggagactaaagctcttgccttgatccagaaatatgaagccttcaagatggaggatgatgaaaatattgagaagatgttctcaagatttcaaacgctaactgctggattgagagttcttgacaagggatacacaagggctgatcatgtcaaaaaGATCATCAGAATCTTGCCAAGAAGATGGTGTCCTATGGTGActactttcaaaattgccaagaatctgaatgaagtctctcttgaagaattgatcagtgctatgaggagtcatgaaattgagctggatgctaatgaacctcagaagaaaggtaagtctattgcattaaaatctaattataaaaaatgcactaacgcttttcaggctgaagaagtagattctgaagaatcagaatcagaagaagaagatgaactgtccatgatctccagaagggtaaaccaactctgg from Vicia villosa cultivar HV-30 ecotype Madison, WI linkage group LG4, Vvil1.0, whole genome shotgun sequence encodes the following:
- the LOC131597624 gene encoding protein MAIN-LIKE 1-like, giving the protein MPFGEITITLDDVAFLLHLPIGGMFWYPNEHVTEEKAVDLGCELLGVDRHAMTEHVRSCRGAYYSLQWLYDRFVEYRAAGSWAFATRAYLMMLVGSTIFADKTFTLVEARYLPLFKDLRGLNSYSWASAVLVTLYRHLGDASMFSCKQLGGYPTLLQCWIHEYFPTLGRKGENWRPSENVGLPRVMRWSYRQGAIKVDAYRPILDQLTPIDVIWRPFEDHIPHRAFNELSLYRGFLVLGELHVPYLPDRCLRQFGYRQYISPAPPADTLSNDEIAVEWIAYVPSVTDVIRDTELVGHPHETVDGYLERYYRVSHPQVVPPPPSARREVAVPVFNAGPADPDWARASTLVHRYLRQVEAEEDDVTYADLFEVLRIAHEH